One stretch of Lysobacter sp. KIS68-7 DNA includes these proteins:
- a CDS encoding phosphotransferase, giving the protein MSVGREVIAALVPHGGAMCLWDEAIEWDATRIRVRSLGHRDPAHPLRSGGRLRAIHLCEYGAQAMAVHGGLLARERGGTAPPGMLVALRGVALHCERIDDLPGPLECEAEALIAGEGAQQYRFTIRHGDTVLAEGRAAVMLQPETPA; this is encoded by the coding sequence ATGAGCGTCGGCCGCGAGGTGATCGCCGCGCTCGTGCCGCACGGCGGCGCGATGTGCCTGTGGGACGAGGCGATCGAATGGGATGCCACGCGCATCCGCGTGCGTAGCCTGGGCCATCGCGACCCGGCGCATCCGCTGCGCAGCGGCGGCCGCCTGCGCGCGATCCACCTGTGCGAATACGGTGCGCAGGCGATGGCGGTCCACGGGGGCCTGCTCGCCCGCGAACGCGGCGGGACCGCGCCGCCCGGCATGCTGGTGGCCCTGCGCGGCGTGGCCCTGCACTGCGAGCGCATCGACGACCTGCCCGGTCCGCTCGAATGCGAAGCGGAGGCATTGATCGCGGGCGAGGGCGCGCAGCAGTATCGTTTCACCATCCGCCATGGCGACACCGTGCTGGCCGAAGGCCGCGCCGCGGTGATGCTGCAACCGGAGACACCGGCATGA
- a CDS encoding MMPL family transporter has protein sequence MSDTPLRPGLRLALALLWLAILVVAGWAISRHLELSGDLRRFMPSARTPAQKLLIDELGEGPGSRLLLASITGGDAESVAAQSRAMRKRLAHDARFVLVANGEGGLEAFPQRLRPYRYLLSPTLDTHRFDAAFLGEQLQARVEDLGSPAAALVEPLVPSDPTLETLALAETWEPATAPQRLHGVWFDRAGHSALLAVQTRAAGFDPTGQQAAVDAIRAAFDAARGGAKSTLVLTGPGAFSVEIGGRTQREAGWIGTIDTIGLLVLLFAAYRNWKIPLLGALPLASAGLAGLGAVALLFEGVHGITVAFGFTLIGVAQDYPVHFFSHQRTGVKPWASVRALWPTLATGVASTCIAYATFFVSGVEGLEQLAVFTIAGLGAAALTTRFFMPALVDPDLRDPAQSATLERMRAWIARVPQPRLSLVFVGLVALAITRFAPGPFWQNDLSRLTPVPADALARDAHLRQELGAPDVRYVIAVQGRDVEDALQRSERLAARLEHARAAGGVLDGFDHPARYLPSVRTQHARQAQLPDPATLRATLDTAVATTPLRSDVFAPFLVDVETARTAAPLLPRDLAGTPLAIRVDGLLLQRAGHATALVSLTGLHAPEAVARIAAAEGGSLVDLKQASESLVAAYRGRVLWALGLAAVLLVVAVWVALRSPHRVWRVLAPMALTTVIILAVLRAFGVELNLFHLVALILAAGLGLDYALFFEHAGDDREEQLRTLHAVIVCSLMTLLVFVLLGLSSIPVLRAIGSTVALGVVANFVLGLLIARHPHKEGE, from the coding sequence ATGAGCGACACCCCGTTGCGCCCCGGCCTGCGCCTCGCGCTGGCGCTGCTGTGGCTGGCGATCCTCGTGGTCGCGGGCTGGGCGATTTCGCGGCACCTCGAACTGAGCGGCGACCTGCGGCGCTTCATGCCCAGCGCGCGCACGCCTGCGCAGAAGTTGTTGATCGATGAACTCGGCGAAGGTCCGGGCTCGCGCCTGTTGCTCGCTTCCATCACCGGCGGCGACGCCGAGTCGGTGGCCGCGCAATCGCGCGCGATGCGCAAACGCCTGGCGCACGACGCGCGCTTCGTGCTCGTCGCCAACGGCGAAGGCGGGCTCGAAGCGTTCCCGCAACGCTTGCGCCCTTATCGCTATCTCCTGTCGCCGACCCTCGACACGCATCGCTTCGACGCCGCCTTTCTCGGCGAACAACTGCAGGCGCGCGTGGAAGACCTCGGCTCGCCCGCCGCCGCGTTGGTCGAACCGCTCGTGCCGAGCGATCCGACGCTGGAAACGCTGGCGCTCGCGGAAACCTGGGAACCAGCCACCGCGCCGCAACGCCTGCACGGCGTGTGGTTCGATCGCGCGGGCCACAGCGCCTTGCTCGCCGTGCAGACGCGCGCGGCCGGCTTCGATCCCACCGGGCAGCAGGCCGCGGTCGATGCGATCCGCGCCGCTTTCGATGCAGCACGCGGGGGTGCGAAGAGCACGCTCGTCCTCACCGGCCCCGGGGCCTTTTCCGTCGAAATCGGCGGTCGCACGCAACGCGAAGCGGGCTGGATCGGCACGATCGACACGATCGGCTTGCTCGTGCTGTTGTTCGCCGCGTATCGCAACTGGAAGATCCCGCTGCTGGGCGCGCTGCCCCTGGCGAGCGCGGGCCTCGCAGGACTCGGCGCGGTCGCGTTGTTGTTCGAAGGCGTGCATGGCATCACCGTCGCCTTCGGCTTCACGCTGATCGGCGTGGCGCAGGACTACCCGGTCCACTTCTTCAGCCACCAGCGCACGGGCGTGAAGCCGTGGGCGAGCGTGCGCGCGCTGTGGCCGACGCTGGCGACGGGCGTGGCCTCCACGTGCATCGCGTATGCGACCTTCTTCGTCTCCGGCGTCGAAGGCCTGGAGCAGCTCGCGGTATTCACCATCGCCGGCCTGGGCGCCGCGGCGTTGACGACACGCTTCTTCATGCCCGCGCTGGTCGATCCGGACCTGCGCGACCCCGCGCAGTCGGCCACGCTGGAACGCATGCGCGCGTGGATCGCACGCGTGCCGCAGCCGCGGCTCTCGCTGGTGTTCGTCGGCCTTGTCGCATTGGCGATCACGCGCTTTGCGCCCGGCCCGTTCTGGCAGAACGACCTCTCGCGCCTCACGCCCGTGCCCGCCGATGCGCTCGCACGCGACGCGCACCTGCGCCAGGAACTCGGTGCGCCGGACGTGCGCTACGTGATCGCGGTGCAGGGACGCGATGTCGAAGATGCGCTGCAGCGGAGCGAGCGCCTCGCCGCGCGGCTCGAACACGCGCGCGCAGCCGGCGGCGTGCTCGATGGCTTCGATCATCCCGCGCGCTACCTGCCCAGCGTGCGGACGCAGCACGCGCGCCAGGCGCAACTTCCGGATCCGGCCACGTTGCGCGCCACGCTCGACACCGCCGTCGCCACCACGCCCCTGCGCAGCGACGTCTTCGCGCCGTTCCTCGTCGATGTCGAAACCGCACGCACCGCCGCGCCCTTGCTGCCGCGCGACCTCGCCGGCACGCCCTTGGCGATCCGCGTCGATGGCTTGCTGCTGCAACGCGCGGGCCATGCCACCGCGCTCGTCTCGCTCACCGGCCTGCACGCACCCGAGGCCGTCGCGCGCATCGCGGCGGCCGAGGGCGGGTCGCTCGTGGATCTGAAGCAAGCGTCCGAGTCGCTGGTCGCGGCGTATCGCGGGCGCGTGCTGTGGGCGCTCGGCCTTGCCGCCGTCCTGCTCGTGGTCGCCGTGTGGGTCGCGTTGCGCTCGCCCCATCGCGTGTGGCGCGTGCTTGCCCCGATGGCGCTCACGACCGTGATCATCCTCGCCGTGCTGCGTGCCTTCGGCGTGGAGCTGAACCTGTTCCACCTCGTCGCGCTCATCCTCGCCGCGGGCCTGGGACTGGACTACGCGCTGTTCTTCGAACACGCCGGCGACGATCGCGAGGAACAACTGCGCACGCTGCACGCGGTGATCGTCTGCAGCCTGATGACCTTGCTGGTGTTCGTGCTGCTCGGCCTCTCGTCGATCCCGGTGTTGCGCGCCATCGGCAGCACCGTTGCGCTCGGCGTAGTGGCGAACTTCGTACTCGGCCTGCTGATCGCGCGGCATCCGCACAAGGAAGGCGAATGA
- a CDS encoding LolA-related protein, translated as MNRGSKIGRRKAWLLALLATTCVAGASAAPPDTAAGADAGWILAHLARPAPTQTDFVELRGSALLKAPLRIEGEYKRPTDDTLVRAVRAPYVETTTIRGGEATIERGGKARRFSLSRVPELQGLQASFGAMLSGDRAQLERYYAIDASGTKQAWTLHLVPRDKALLAKVRDIALHGRGAELRCIETRPAKGDTQRTLLAGAARSAHGVDDAQALAALCQAQ; from the coding sequence ATGAATCGCGGCAGCAAGATCGGACGCAGGAAGGCCTGGCTGCTCGCGCTGCTGGCGACGACGTGCGTGGCGGGAGCGTCGGCCGCGCCGCCTGATACCGCCGCGGGCGCCGACGCCGGCTGGATCCTCGCGCACCTCGCACGCCCCGCACCCACGCAGACCGACTTCGTCGAACTGCGCGGCTCGGCGCTGCTCAAGGCGCCGCTGCGCATCGAAGGCGAATACAAACGCCCCACGGACGACACCCTGGTGCGCGCAGTGCGTGCGCCGTACGTGGAAACCACGACCATCCGCGGCGGCGAAGCCACCATCGAACGCGGCGGCAAGGCGCGTCGCTTCTCGCTGAGCCGCGTGCCGGAACTGCAGGGCCTGCAGGCCAGCTTCGGCGCGATGCTCTCCGGCGACCGCGCGCAGCTCGAACGCTATTACGCGATCGATGCCTCGGGCACGAAGCAAGCGTGGACGCTGCACCTGGTGCCGCGCGACAAGGCGCTGCTCGCCAAGGTGCGCGACATCGCGCTGCACGGTCGCGGTGCGGAACTGCGTTGCATCGAAACGCGCCCGGCGAAGGGCGACACGCAGCGCACCCTGCTCGCCGGCGCCGCGCGCAGCGCGCACGGCGTGGATGACGCCCAGGCCCTCGCCGCGTTGTGCCAGGCGCAATGA
- a CDS encoding acyltransferase: MSENWKQRPEGGGWFAIWLIRTIARRGGRVVARACLYPIVLYFLAMRGPERRASRAYLTRALGRPAGLVEVARHIHAFGATILDRVFLLGERLRRFNLHVSGLDALHASVDRGRGVLLFGSHLGSFEVLRVLARERPDINVRVVLDKAHNPAITQLLDALNPDIAATVIDAGQDGPSLMLAIQQAVSEGALVALLVDRTQPGEGAYPVDFLGAPAQLPSAPWQVAAVLQAPIVLAFGLYRGGNRYDLVFEPFSDGIVAPRQHRAVVLGEFVRRYAARLEDHARRAPYNWFNFYDFWQTPSPQDGAPTHESRQQDRTQEGLAARAAGDDVRGGSVGRAA, encoded by the coding sequence ATGAGCGAGAACTGGAAGCAGCGCCCCGAAGGCGGTGGCTGGTTCGCCATCTGGCTGATCCGCACGATCGCGCGCCGTGGCGGCCGCGTGGTGGCGCGCGCGTGCCTGTATCCGATCGTGCTGTATTTCCTCGCGATGCGCGGACCGGAACGTCGCGCCTCGCGCGCCTACCTCACGCGTGCGCTCGGGCGTCCGGCGGGCCTCGTGGAGGTCGCGCGCCACATCCACGCGTTCGGGGCGACGATCCTGGATCGCGTGTTCCTGCTTGGCGAACGACTGCGTCGCTTCAACCTCCACGTGAGCGGGCTCGACGCGCTGCATGCGAGCGTGGATCGCGGCCGTGGCGTGCTGCTGTTCGGTTCGCACCTGGGCAGCTTCGAAGTGCTGCGCGTGCTCGCGCGCGAGCGCCCCGACATCAACGTGCGCGTGGTGCTGGACAAGGCGCACAACCCGGCGATCACGCAACTGCTCGACGCACTGAATCCCGACATCGCCGCGACCGTGATCGACGCGGGCCAGGACGGTCCCTCGCTCATGCTCGCCATCCAGCAGGCGGTCTCCGAGGGCGCGTTGGTCGCGCTGCTCGTCGACCGCACGCAGCCGGGCGAAGGCGCCTATCCGGTGGACTTCCTCGGCGCCCCCGCGCAACTGCCCAGCGCACCGTGGCAGGTCGCCGCGGTGCTGCAGGCGCCGATCGTGCTGGCCTTCGGCCTGTATCGCGGCGGCAACCGCTATGACCTGGTGTTCGAGCCGTTCAGCGACGGCATCGTCGCGCCCCGGCAGCATCGCGCCGTGGTGCTGGGCGAATTCGTCCGTCGCTACGCCGCGCGCCTGGAAGACCATGCACGCCGCGCGCCGTACAACTGGTTCAATTTCTACGATTTCTGGCAGACCCCATCGCCACAGGACGGAGCGCCCACGCATGAATCGCGGCAGCAAGATCGGACGCAGGAAGGCCTGGCTGCTCGCGCTGCTGGCGACGACGTGCGTGGCGGGAGCGTCGGCCGCGCCGCCTGA